The following coding sequences lie in one Lolium perenne isolate Kyuss_39 chromosome 2, Kyuss_2.0, whole genome shotgun sequence genomic window:
- the LOC127334783 gene encoding uncharacterized protein — translation MPRSDSDRDDIFFDAFEDIRSVREPSSSDDCSTSGKGLTPRALEYEVWASEPMSVQERRQRFLQGMGFDDLGAAKVDLSQCQEEITTIDSPANSQERTSSNISSLDSSIPESESSFDAACCIRDLDSGKRYVVQNGGHDGLTSFLKEVATDKVLSLLEFESLVGVSRSVQKLLRRAYSHSPARETKGAVGSKKMDIRSVCKNFMKKRSFGGICKSDVHVKSSTTSVPSRTKVQHRKKKNAEFSAVYMGQEIRAHDGLIRVMKFSPSGWYLATGGEDCVVRVWKITEVDAYSKMYGGENHPHEYVEKIKILKPKQVDGQSHTLAVVPNKGFHITESPLHEFHGHTGDVLDMTWSKSDCLLTSSKDKTVRLWKVGSDACLGVFRHKDYVTCVQFSPTDERYFISGSIDGKVRIWDVLDKRVVNWADTRNIITAVSYQSDGKGFVVGTTGGVCRFYDQSGEDIQLDKELFMQGKKKSASSRIKSLQLCTSDSPRFLVTSTDSKIRVADGSDIVQKFKGPWKSKSLSSPSLTSDGRYLISTGKDSNVYIWNFESSSKLQKSEAKSVRSCEMFFSKDVTTAVPWPGVRQDRHVKPSCLTDKSLSAPTLRPQGESRSPGARFLTDGMRGSVTWPEEKLSSAKTVNAPRLADCLSAISAAWNMVIVTASHGGVIRSFHNYGLPVTL, via the exons ATGCCAAGATCCGACTCGGATAGGGATGAtattttctttgatgcatttgaggATATTAGATCAGTCAGGGAGCCTTCATCCTCGGACGATTGTAGCACGAGTGGTAAAGGATTAACACCAAGGGCGCTAGAGTATGAGGTTTGGGCAAGTGAGCCCATGAGTGTTCAAGAAAGGCGACAGAGATTCCTGCAGGGGATGGGATTTGATGACCTTGGTGCTGCTAAAGTGGATCTTTCTCAATGCCAAGAAGAAATAACAACCATCGACTCTCCTGCTAACTCGCAGGAGAGAACTAGCAGCAACATCTCTTCTCTAGATTCATCTATTCCTGAGAGTGAATCGTCATTTGATGCTGCCTGTTGCATAAGGGATCTGGATAGTGGAAAGAGATATGTAGTTCAGAATGGCGGGCATGATGGACTGACTAGCTTTCTGAAGGAGGTTGCGACCGATAAGGTGCTATCTCTTCTGGAGTTTGAAAGCCTGGTTGGTGTTTCTCGATCTGTTCAGAAGCTATTACGAAGGGCATATTCTCACAGCCCTGCAAGAGAGACCAAGGGGGCTGTTGGCAGTAAGAAAATGGATATCAGAAGCGTGTGCAAAAACTTCATGAAGAAGAGGAGTTTTGGCGGAATATGCAAGTCTGATGTCCATGTAAAAAGCTCCACAACAAGTGTGCCATCCAGAACAAAAGTTCAGCACCGAAAGAAGAAAAATGCTGAATTCTCTGCTGTCTATATGGGTCAGGAAATCCGAGCCCACGATGGTTTAATTAGAGTGATGAAATTCAGTCCGTCTGGCTGGTATTTAGCTACTGGTGGTGAGGACTGTGTTGTTAGGGTATGGAAGATTACAGAAGTGGATGCATACTCTAAAATGTATGGTGGAGAGAACCACCCTCATGAGTATGTAGAGAAAATTAAAATTCTTAAACCGAAGCAAGTAGATGGACAGAGCCATACACTTGCAGTAGTGCCCAATAAGGGCTTCCATATTACCGAGAGCCCGTTACATGAATTTCATGGCCATACAGGTGATGTCCTGGATATGACATGGTCAAAATCAGAT TGTTTGTTGACTTCATCAAAAGACAAGACAGTCCGCTTGTGGAAAGTTGGCTCTGATGCCTGTCTTGGAGTATTCAGACACAAAGACTATG TGACTTGCGTTCAATTCAGTCCCACTGACGAGAGATACTTCATCAGTGGCTCAATAGATGGTAAAGTTCGCATTTGGGATGTTTTAGACAAGCGGGTAGTTAACTGGGCTGATACGCGGAATATCATCACTGCTGTTAGTTACCAATCAGATGGAAAG GGTTTTGTGGTTGGCACGACTGGAGGAGTATGTCGCTTCTACGACCAATCAG GTGAAGACATTCAACTAGACAAAGAATTATTTATGCAAGGGAAGAAAAAGTCTGCCTCCAGTCGGATAAAAAGTCTGCAG TTATGCACAAGTGATTCCCCTAGATTTCTAGTTACATCAACAGATTCTAAGATCCGAGTTGCTGATGGTTCTGATATCGTCCAAAAGTTTAAAG GTCCTTGGAAGTCAAAGTCTCTGTCATCTCCATCCCTAACATCGGATGGCAGATATCTTATATCTACCGGGAAGGATTCCAATGTGTACATATGGAATTTCGAATCAAGCAGCAAGTTACAAAAAAGCGAAGCCAAGTCGGTCCGTTCTTGTGAAATGTTCTTCTCCAAGGACGTGACAACTGCGGTACCTTGGCCAGGAGTGCGTCAAGACAGGCACGTCAAGCCTTCCTGCTTGACGGATAAATCTCTTAGCGCGCCCACTTTGCGCCCTCAAGGAGAAAGCCGTTCCCCTGGTGCAAGGTTCCTCACCGACGGCATGAGGGGGTCTGTGACATGGCCTGAAGAGAAGCTGTCCTCTGCGAAGACCGTGAATGCTCCCCGGCTAGCTGACTGTCTCTCCGCGATATCGGCTGCTTGGAACATGGTGATCGTGACGGCGAGCCACGGTGGAGTGATCCGGTCGTTCCACAACTACGGCTTGCCTGTGACGCTGTGA